In a single window of the Halobacteriovorax sp. DA5 genome:
- a CDS encoding LysR family transcriptional regulator, giving the protein MLETSQLQTLVAVARAESFSRAAEDLNVTQSAISQSVKNLETKIGVKAFKRTGKKVVLTQEGEKLYELATNFLNDMDETLVQIKDNKDEMKGKIRIGTLTGVGKSWLANELLTFAEQEKDLSIHISLGFQEDLIKSFEENKIDFLVLPEGALPKAGEKLLLSEEAVTLVYPKGNPFNITEQTSLDELTKMPTVLFEQGDRLYYNWCVAKYGKKPKKVNVRYSINSHGNMLQAVKSGLGIAVVPNHVLKRWYYSDEIETLGKAFEVSNDRFYIVYHKESTELVRIRKTIEMLTKEVNPFL; this is encoded by the coding sequence ATGTTAGAAACAAGCCAATTACAAACTCTCGTGGCCGTTGCCCGTGCTGAAAGCTTCTCTCGTGCAGCTGAGGATCTCAATGTGACTCAATCTGCTATCTCTCAATCAGTTAAGAATTTAGAGACTAAAATAGGCGTTAAGGCCTTCAAGAGGACTGGTAAGAAAGTTGTTCTAACTCAAGAAGGTGAGAAGCTCTATGAGCTTGCGACTAACTTTTTAAATGATATGGATGAGACTCTTGTCCAGATTAAAGATAATAAAGATGAAATGAAGGGAAAGATTCGTATTGGGACACTTACCGGTGTTGGTAAATCCTGGCTTGCTAACGAGCTTCTAACATTTGCTGAGCAAGAGAAAGACCTTTCAATTCATATTTCTTTAGGTTTCCAAGAAGACCTAATTAAAAGTTTTGAAGAAAATAAAATCGACTTTTTAGTGCTTCCTGAAGGAGCACTTCCGAAGGCCGGTGAGAAGCTACTTTTAAGTGAAGAGGCCGTGACTCTTGTTTATCCGAAAGGGAATCCTTTTAATATAACTGAGCAAACTTCTCTTGATGAGCTCACTAAGATGCCTACAGTTCTTTTTGAGCAAGGTGATCGTCTTTACTATAACTGGTGTGTTGCAAAGTATGGGAAGAAGCCTAAAAAGGTAAATGTTCGCTACTCAATTAACTCACATGGAAATATGCTACAGGCCGTAAAGAGTGGCCTTGGTATCGCTGTTGTTCCTAATCACGTTTTAAAACGTTGGTACTATAGTGATGAAATCGAAACTTTAGGCAAAGCATTTGAAGTTTCTAATGACCGTTTCTACATTGTCTATCATAAGGAATCGACAGAGCTAGTACGTATTAGAAAGACAATTGAAATGCTTACTAAAGAGGTGAATCCATTTCTTTAG
- a CDS encoding CCA tRNA nucleotidyltransferase, translated as MKKYDLSNIPNSIQLFIRKSWEKGFRLCLVGGNVRDWCLGKKSTDFDFEIRHLDRYEGESWIQFLTESFPEAKYIGMGVFRINLGEAEIEFSSARLEVFNEDIGHKNFTPFFSSNLSYADSFKRRDLRLNAIGVEFNIVNDEIQLNTIDPFEGIKDIENKEINYIDSDFFNDPVRLLRTIRFSINTGFKIIEDDNYRKFDLRKVSLHYLKYESSKCINCQLFVETLVKLIKRFNIKLPIALKDLPLLENHYLVNDLHSIEEVVLYNYAGFSEELYSFFAIKKNQYKKILSFITAKEELSKCDSIESRIDFINSICRLDDDSRLENYDLFTKIRSYLSEHRSKDARNKAISSLAKSELGKNLLNK; from the coding sequence ATGAAGAAATATGACCTCTCTAATATTCCAAACTCGATACAACTTTTCATTAGAAAGAGTTGGGAAAAAGGCTTTAGGCTTTGTCTTGTCGGTGGAAATGTTAGGGACTGGTGTCTTGGTAAGAAATCTACAGACTTTGATTTTGAAATCAGACATCTTGATCGCTACGAAGGGGAGAGTTGGATTCAATTTCTAACTGAAAGCTTTCCTGAGGCCAAGTATATTGGAATGGGAGTTTTTCGTATCAATCTCGGTGAGGCCGAAATCGAATTCTCGTCTGCTCGTCTTGAAGTATTTAATGAAGATATAGGTCATAAGAACTTTACCCCATTTTTCTCTAGTAATTTAAGCTATGCTGATTCATTTAAACGAAGAGATCTTAGGCTAAATGCCATTGGTGTTGAGTTTAATATCGTTAATGACGAAATTCAGTTGAACACCATAGATCCATTTGAAGGCATTAAAGATATTGAAAATAAGGAGATCAATTATATTGATTCCGATTTCTTTAATGATCCTGTAAGGCTTCTTAGAACAATTCGCTTTAGTATCAATACAGGATTTAAAATTATTGAAGATGATAATTATCGAAAGTTTGATTTGAGAAAAGTTTCTCTTCATTATCTAAAATATGAATCATCAAAGTGCATTAATTGTCAGCTATTTGTTGAAACACTAGTGAAATTAATAAAACGTTTTAATATAAAACTACCAATTGCTCTAAAGGATCTTCCTTTGTTAGAGAATCATTATCTTGTAAATGATCTACACTCGATTGAGGAAGTTGTTTTGTATAACTATGCAGGCTTTAGTGAAGAACTTTACTCTTTCTTTGCTATTAAGAAAAACCAATACAAGAAAATTTTAAGCTTTATCACTGCTAAAGAAGAGCTTTCTAAATGTGATAGCATCGAATCTCGAATCGATTTTATCAACTCTATTTGTCGTTTAGATGATGATAGTAGACTAGAAAACTACGACTTGTTTACAAAGATAAGAAGTTATTTAAGTGAACATCGTTCGAAAGATGCTAGAAATAAGGCAATCAGCTCTTTGGCCAAAAGTGAGCTAGGCAAAAACCTCCTAAATAAATAA
- a CDS encoding cytochrome c biogenesis protein, producing the protein MIKILLSLLIATSTLANVNFCNDELGKLPILQDGRIKPLTVHAKEVIHHLTGKYKAKGYSSVDTFCLLSSKAFGLEAPFKLETKIEHKNAKELLGGKSSMALDDLIDENVTIRMAYQKEKVESGYKKELNRLLNKIALYQDITSGNNWQLPVKMGNEISWEPVTNFLTKEKVDALAQVSSTPFKDVFAKAKKDYIEVKGEKYLTEFLFDKLQLTKIAFALTLIGLAALVLFKKFGVALALSTLTIIVQTVYIALRVYISGRAPITNMYETVIFSGYGALLLSMIIGHLKNEKTYLYMGLAYNLCTLMMITFATNMVSPSISPLVPVLRDNFWLSTHVTTIIMSYGALALSWILANTILFKRAFTDFKVEDETYYNDLIYTTLKYGIIMLAAGIILGGVWADYSWGRFWGWDPKETWSLIVLCIYMAILHGKYTNWITNKSFSVLVAAAFMSVMMAWFGVNYILATGLHSYGFSQGGAYFLGTFFAVQTIFLILTVIKSNHKAA; encoded by the coding sequence ATGATTAAGATACTACTAAGTTTACTTATTGCAACAAGTACACTTGCAAACGTTAATTTTTGTAATGATGAATTAGGTAAGCTTCCAATTCTTCAAGATGGAAGAATTAAGCCGCTTACTGTACATGCAAAGGAAGTAATTCATCACCTAACAGGAAAGTACAAGGCAAAAGGATACTCATCAGTAGATACATTTTGTCTTCTTAGCTCTAAGGCATTTGGCCTAGAGGCTCCATTTAAGCTTGAGACAAAGATTGAACACAAGAACGCAAAGGAACTTCTTGGCGGCAAGAGTTCAATGGCACTTGATGACTTAATCGATGAAAATGTAACGATTAGAATGGCCTACCAGAAAGAAAAGGTTGAGTCGGGTTACAAGAAGGAGCTTAATAGACTCCTTAACAAGATCGCTCTTTATCAAGATATAACAAGTGGGAACAACTGGCAGTTACCTGTAAAAATGGGTAATGAGATAAGCTGGGAGCCTGTAACAAACTTTCTAACAAAAGAAAAAGTAGACGCTCTAGCGCAAGTATCTTCAACTCCATTTAAAGATGTATTTGCTAAAGCAAAGAAAGACTATATCGAAGTTAAAGGAGAGAAGTATTTAACAGAATTCTTATTCGATAAGCTACAACTAACTAAAATCGCTTTCGCTCTTACTTTAATTGGCTTGGCAGCATTAGTTCTTTTCAAGAAATTTGGTGTAGCTCTTGCTCTATCAACACTTACAATCATTGTTCAAACTGTTTATATCGCATTAAGAGTTTATATTTCAGGACGTGCGCCAATTACAAATATGTATGAAACAGTGATCTTTTCAGGCTATGGTGCTCTACTTCTATCGATGATCATTGGTCACCTGAAAAATGAAAAGACTTACCTATACATGGGACTTGCATACAACCTATGTACACTTATGATGATTACATTTGCGACAAATATGGTTTCACCATCGATTAGTCCACTTGTTCCCGTTCTAAGAGATAACTTCTGGCTAAGCACACACGTTACGACAATTATCATGTCTTATGGTGCCCTTGCTCTTAGTTGGATTCTAGCAAATACAATTCTTTTCAAAAGAGCTTTCACAGACTTTAAAGTTGAAGATGAGACATATTATAACGATCTAATCTATACGACTCTTAAATACGGTATCATCATGCTTGCAGCAGGAATTATCCTTGGTGGTGTATGGGCCGATTACTCTTGGGGACGTTTCTGGGGATGGGATCCAAAAGAGACATGGTCATTAATTGTACTTTGTATCTACATGGCAATCCTTCACGGAAAGTACACAAATTGGATCACAAATAAGAGCTTTTCAGTACTAGTTGCAGCAGCTTTCATGAGTGTAATGATGGCATGGTTTGGGGTTAACTACATCCTAGCAACAGGACTTCACTCTTATGGATTCTCTCAAGGTGGTGCCTACTTCCTAGGAACATTCTTTGCAGTGCAAACGATCTTTTTAATTCTAACAGTCATAAAATCAAATCATAAAGCAGCATAA
- a CDS encoding cytochrome c biogenesis protein ResB, whose protein sequence is MKFAVFIISLFSLAMIVGTFVESYYGTDFVGRLIYKTWWFMAIQFFMGLSILFAALIRLPVKKRLYGFYTIHAGLIIIGIGSFVTYIAGIDGTIHLQPMSPSRQVVLNEDVIEITRPDENTRAVLPLPYSAFDSSIDVTYKEIEIKEYIPFADKVMRWQPAKDSVNDSENMHSSSYIISNDNVAQDFTLSLHPEAFDFQASLSMGLLSITYLPKTLAPCFSTPSDSGLILWDSRTSQCYTAEEKNIKVEETATNKRFFVIKDGENVYSFLPDLSPWALDQELKPAMNAPIRVFSKNLFKEKPNLFLFGDSASFFDKDADKWVSQSFDGQGLMSLPWMGFTLKLVRNEQNLVPTMVPQSTLPIQQNGGLVKGITRAAKIQVRDKEYWLTDDKPVSVLIDGVKTNVYLTKRSFLLPFEFTLTRFKMDKDPGTNRPASYESFVNLFTDGETSPYHIYMNNPLKYDGFTFYQASYSQDPETGQYSSTLSVNLDQGRWIKYLGSILLVLGSLWHYYLNYRPKRKTKELLGLEVADNGQLGDKK, encoded by the coding sequence ATGAAATTCGCAGTTTTTATTATCTCACTATTTTCACTTGCAATGATTGTAGGAACATTCGTTGAAAGTTATTACGGAACAGATTTTGTAGGAAGACTTATCTATAAGACATGGTGGTTTATGGCCATCCAATTCTTCATGGGCCTAAGTATTCTATTTGCGGCATTAATCAGACTTCCAGTTAAAAAGAGACTTTACGGATTCTATACAATTCACGCCGGCCTTATCATTATTGGTATTGGTTCTTTTGTCACATATATCGCAGGTATCGACGGGACAATTCACTTACAACCAATGAGCCCATCGAGGCAAGTTGTTTTAAATGAAGATGTAATTGAGATCACTCGTCCAGATGAGAATACAAGAGCTGTTCTTCCCCTACCTTATAGTGCATTTGATAGTAGTATTGATGTTACATATAAAGAAATTGAAATTAAAGAGTACATTCCATTTGCTGATAAAGTTATGCGTTGGCAGCCGGCCAAAGATAGCGTAAATGACTCTGAGAATATGCATTCATCAAGCTATATCATCTCTAATGATAACGTGGCCCAAGACTTCACTCTAAGTCTTCATCCTGAAGCATTTGATTTTCAAGCCTCTCTAAGCATGGGACTTCTAAGCATCACTTACTTACCAAAGACACTTGCTCCATGCTTTTCTACACCAAGTGATAGTGGATTAATTCTATGGGACTCAAGAACATCTCAATGCTACACAGCTGAAGAGAAAAATATCAAGGTAGAAGAGACAGCAACAAATAAACGATTCTTTGTCATTAAAGATGGAGAAAATGTTTACTCGTTTCTTCCAGACTTAAGCCCATGGGCACTTGATCAAGAATTAAAGCCAGCAATGAATGCTCCAATTAGAGTATTCTCAAAAAATCTTTTTAAAGAAAAACCGAACCTATTCCTTTTTGGGGATTCAGCATCTTTCTTTGATAAGGATGCAGATAAATGGGTAAGCCAAAGTTTTGATGGCCAAGGCCTAATGTCACTTCCTTGGATGGGCTTTACTTTAAAACTTGTACGTAATGAACAAAATCTTGTTCCAACAATGGTTCCACAATCAACTCTTCCTATTCAGCAAAACGGAGGCCTTGTAAAAGGTATTACGAGAGCTGCAAAAATCCAAGTTAGAGACAAGGAATATTGGCTAACAGATGACAAGCCTGTTTCTGTTCTAATCGATGGTGTAAAGACTAATGTTTACTTAACAAAGAGATCGTTTCTTCTACCATTCGAGTTTACGTTAACTCGATTTAAGATGGATAAAGACCCTGGTACTAACCGTCCAGCGAGTTATGAGAGTTTTGTTAACTTATTCACAGACGGAGAGACATCTCCATATCATATCTATATGAATAACCCCCTTAAGTATGATGGCTTCACATTTTACCAGGCCTCTTACTCACAGGACCCAGAAACTGGACAATATAGTTCAACCCTATCAGTTAACCTTGATCAAGGACGCTGGATTAAATACCTAGGCTCAATCCTACTCGTATTAGGCTCTCTATGGCATTACTACTTAAATTATCGCCCAAAGAGAAAAACTAAGGAGCTATTAGGTCTTGAAGTAGCAGATAATGGCCAACTAGGAGATAAGAAATGA
- a CDS encoding heparan-alpha-glucosaminide N-acetyltransferase — MTQDSQTVKKRYHLIDLTRGVAVILMIIFHFTYDLDVFGFVDVEFFRPGFWYYLPRLIVTLFMFSVGVSMCMAHPGKIHPRPYLIRLAKIGIAALIISISTYFMFPKNWIYFGTLHCIFFTTILVTPIRKKPWLSALLALVILVLQMTPYAIPFPEMSHASLDYIAVFPWAAVSMLGITFFHLKWYQIDYPQWKIMRFIQFLGKHSFIIYVTHQLFLYSIVYIAYMIIKSAPLL, encoded by the coding sequence ATGACACAAGATTCACAAACAGTAAAAAAGAGATACCACCTAATTGACCTGACCAGAGGTGTTGCCGTCATTTTAATGATTATCTTCCACTTTACTTATGATCTTGATGTCTTTGGTTTTGTGGATGTTGAATTTTTTAGACCAGGGTTTTGGTACTATCTTCCACGCCTTATTGTGACTCTCTTTATGTTTTCAGTAGGTGTCTCAATGTGCATGGCACACCCAGGAAAGATTCACCCACGTCCCTACCTAATTCGCCTCGCAAAGATCGGAATAGCGGCACTAATTATCAGCATCTCAACATATTTTATGTTTCCAAAAAATTGGATCTATTTTGGAACATTACACTGTATCTTCTTCACAACAATCCTAGTGACTCCTATAAGAAAAAAACCTTGGCTTAGCGCATTACTTGCATTGGTAATTCTCGTGCTTCAAATGACTCCATATGCCATTCCATTTCCAGAAATGAGTCACGCTTCACTAGATTATATAGCAGTCTTTCCATGGGCCGCAGTCTCGATGCTTGGTATCACCTTCTTTCATCTAAAATGGTATCAAATCGACTATCCTCAGTGGAAAATTATGCGCTTTATTCAGTTCTTAGGTAAGCACTCATTCATCATTTATGTTACTCATCAACTCTTTCTCTACTCAATTGTTTATATTGCGTACATGATCATAAAAAGCGCGCCACTTTTGTAA
- a CDS encoding cytochrome c, which translates to MKLTALALITLGIFSMNTAHAQSAAKGKTLYSRCISCHGDNGEGKKSMNAPRIAGQYDWYIYSSLVQFKTGERKNPDMLPFIKGLNDSDFKDLAAYISTL; encoded by the coding sequence ATGAAGTTAACGGCCCTTGCACTTATCACACTAGGTATTTTTTCAATGAATACTGCTCACGCTCAAAGCGCGGCCAAAGGTAAGACTCTATATTCACGTTGTATTTCATGCCACGGGGATAATGGGGAAGGAAAGAAGTCGATGAACGCTCCTCGTATTGCTGGACAATACGACTGGTATATCTATTCATCACTTGTTCAGTTTAAAACTGGTGAAAGAAAGAACCCAGATATGTTACCATTTATTAAAGGTCTGAACGACTCAGACTTTAAAGATCTTGCTGCTTATATCTCTACGCTATAA